The DNA sequence GTGGACTATTGACGATGGAATCCGTGGATTCAGGCGGTGATTTTCGATACCGTGGCCAGGTGATCGTTCCCAGCAGCTGGATCAATGGCCGCCCCGTCACCACCCACGGCGAAGCGCACCGTGTCATCAACCCGGCGACCGGTGCGACCGTCGCGGAACTGAGCCTCGCCACCCCCGCCGATGTGGACGCCGCGGTCGCGGCGGCCAGGGCCGCGGGACCCGGCTGGGCCTCCGCTACACCCGTCGACCGCGCGCATGTCCTGGCCACACTCGCCGCCGTGATGGCTGCCAGTGCCGACACACTGGTGGCCGAAGAGGTGGCCCAGACCGGTAAACCCGTGCGGCTGGCCTCCGAGTTCGATGTGCCCGGAAGCATCGACAATGTCGAGTTCTTCGCTGGCGCCGCAAGGCATCTGGAGGGTAAGGCGACGGCTGAATACTCGGCCGACCACACCTCCAGCATCCGCAGGCAGGCCGCCGGGGTGGTCGCCACCATCACCCCCTGGAACTACCCGCTGCAGATGGCGGTGTGGAAAGTGTTGCCCGCACTGGCGGCGGGATGCACGGTGGTGATCAAACCGAGCGAGCTGACACCCCTGACCACGCTGACCCTGGCACGCCTGGCTGCCGAGGCCGGACTACCCCCGGGCGTGCTCAACGTCGTCACCGGGCGCGGCGATGACGCCGGTAGTGCACTCGCCGGTCATCCCGACGTGGATTTGGTGACCTTCACCGGGTCCACCGGCGTCGGCCGAAAGGTGATGGCGGCAGCGGCAGTTCATGGCCATCGAACGCAATTGGAGCTCGGCGGCAAGGCCCCCTTCGTGGTGTTCGACGATGCCGACCTGGATGCCGCGATCCAGGGCGCGGTTGCCGGAACGATCATCAACTCCGGTCAAGACTGCACGGCCGCAACGCGGGCCATCGTCGCCCGCGATCTATACGACGACTTCGTCGCCGGGGTCGGCGAGGTGATGAGCAGGGTCGTCGTCGGTGACCCAATGGACCCCAATACCGATATCGGACCGCTGATCTCGACCGCGCACCGCGCCAAGGTATCGAGCATCGTGGATCGATCGCCCGACCAAGGCGGCCGAATCGTCACCGGCGCAAGCTCTCCTGATCTGCCGGGATCCTTCTACCGCCCCACGTTGATCGCCGATGTCACGGAGACCTCCGAGGCCTATCGCGACGAGATCTTCGGCCCGGTGCTCGCCGTGCGCTCATTCACCGATGATGACGACGCGCTGCGGCAGGCCAACGACACCGCTTACGGTCTTGCCGCCTCAGCGTGGACACGTGACGTCTACCGCGCACAGCGGGCATCGCGGGAGATCAAGGCGGGTTGCGTATGGATCAACGATCACATCCCCATCGTCAGCGAGATGCCGCACGGCGGATTCGGCGCGTCCGGGTTCGGCAAGGACATGTCCGACTACTCCCTCGAGGAGTACCTCACCATCAAGCACGTCATGAGCGATATCACCGGAACCGCCGAAAAGGACTGGCACCGAATTATTTTCGCGAAACGCTAGGCCCGCGCGTCCACATTGTCGTTGATCAGCGCCGCGAGCCGGGTGAGGCTGGCGGTCATGGCCCGGCGGTCGGCAGCGGTCAGCTCCGCGAAGACCCCATGCTGCCGCGCCCGAAAGGCCGCTTGCGCCTTAATGACCTGTGCACGCCCGGCCGAGGTCAACCCCACCAGGACCAGTCGATCATCCGATGACGAGCGAGCACGCTCGACCACACCGCGCTCTTCCAGCTGCTTGAGCGCACGGGTGGCCGTCGGCACCGCCACTCCCGCCGTCCCGGCGAGCTGGCTCACAGACATCGACTCCCGGTCGAGCAGCGGCGCCATCAGCTCAAGCTGAGAGCGACTCATACCCGCCTGAGTGCCCGAGGGCGACGTTCGCCCCCGGCGCATTGCGAAGTACAGCGCATCCGTGGCCGCGACAAGCTCTTCGATCTCGCGCGCACTGTTTCCACTCGGTTGTCCTGGCACCCCGACAGTCTAAGGGTTAGCATGACAATAGTTAGCATGCTAACGTTATATATCGAAGGCAAGGGAAAGGACGAACTCATGCGGGTAGCGATTATCGGCGCCGGAATTGGTGGGCTGACGGCAGCAGCTGCATTGCGCGCCAACGATATCGACGACGTCGTCGTCTACGAGAAGGCACACGAACTGCGCGAGGTGGGCGCGGGCGTGGTCATCGCGAGCAACGGCCTGCGCGCCCTCGACGCGGTGGGCCTTGGCGATCGAGTGCGTGCGGTGGGCACCCCGATCGAGCGCACCCTCTGGCACACGTGGCAAGGAGAAGGCGTGCCGGTACCCCCGGCGTGGCCATCGGTGAGCCCGGATCGCCCGGTGACCTCCCTACCCGTACACCGTGGCGAACTGCAACAAGCCTTGTTGAGTGCACTACCTGAGGGAACCGTTCACCTCGGACGCCCGTGCCAGGACATCGTCGAGACGGCCAACGAGGTGCGCATCGTTTTCGCCGACGGGTCCGAGGAACATGCCGACATCGCGGTGGGAGCCGACGGCATCCACTCGGCAGTGCAGCGCGTGGTGGCCGACCCGGTTGAGCTGTCCAGTGACGGCATCATGGCCTATCGCGGCCTAATCCCGGTGGAACCCCTCGGTGGCGCGGTCGATCTGGACAGCATGCAGATGTGGCTCGGCCCCGGACGCAGTTTCCTGATCTACCCGGTCTCCCAACGCCGGCTGCTTAACGTGGTCGCCTTCACCGCGAACAATCTCGACGCCGAGGAATCCTGGACCGCGCCCGGCGACGTCGCGGAGCTCGCCGTCGAGTTCGCGGGGTGGGATCGGCCGGTGCAGCGCGTCGTCGAGGCGATGACGGAAACCTTCCGCTGGGGTCTGTACGACCGAAAGCCCTTGAGCCGATGGACCACCGATCGCATCGCGCTGCTGGGTGACGCGGTGCATCCCATGACACCCCACCTCGGCCAGGGTGCGAACATGTCGATCGAGGACGCCGTCGTACTGGCC is a window from the Mycobacteroides salmoniphilum genome containing:
- a CDS encoding MarR family winged helix-turn-helix transcriptional regulator, producing the protein MPGQPSGNSAREIEELVAATDALYFAMRRGRTSPSGTQAGMSRSQLELMAPLLDRESMSVSQLAGTAGVAVPTATRALKQLEERGVVERARSSSDDRLVLVGLTSAGRAQVIKAQAAFRARQHGVFAELTAADRRAMTASLTRLAALINDNVDARA
- a CDS encoding FAD-dependent monooxygenase, with translation MRVAIIGAGIGGLTAAAALRANDIDDVVVYEKAHELREVGAGVVIASNGLRALDAVGLGDRVRAVGTPIERTLWHTWQGEGVPVPPAWPSVSPDRPVTSLPVHRGELQQALLSALPEGTVHLGRPCQDIVETANEVRIVFADGSEEHADIAVGADGIHSAVQRVVADPVELSSDGIMAYRGLIPVEPLGGAVDLDSMQMWLGPGRSFLIYPVSQRRLLNVVAFTANNLDAEESWTAPGDVAELAVEFAGWDRPVQRVVEAMTETFRWGLYDRKPLSRWTTDRIALLGDAVHPMTPHLGQGANMSIEDAVVLATVLAGASAADIPRRLGLYESLRRDRTTRVQRNARQTGHVYRSVDLTPQQQAAQLIEILTGNWIPDYDAAAAAGAALARSNPC
- a CDS encoding gamma-aminobutyraldehyde dehydrogenase; the encoded protein is MIVPSSWINGRPVTTHGEAHRVINPATGATVAELSLATPADVDAAVAAARAAGPGWASATPVDRAHVLATLAAVMAASADTLVAEEVAQTGKPVRLASEFDVPGSIDNVEFFAGAARHLEGKATAEYSADHTSSIRRQAAGVVATITPWNYPLQMAVWKVLPALAAGCTVVIKPSELTPLTTLTLARLAAEAGLPPGVLNVVTGRGDDAGSALAGHPDVDLVTFTGSTGVGRKVMAAAAVHGHRTQLELGGKAPFVVFDDADLDAAIQGAVAGTIINSGQDCTAATRAIVARDLYDDFVAGVGEVMSRVVVGDPMDPNTDIGPLISTAHRAKVSSIVDRSPDQGGRIVTGASSPDLPGSFYRPTLIADVTETSEAYRDEIFGPVLAVRSFTDDDDALRQANDTAYGLAASAWTRDVYRAQRASREIKAGCVWINDHIPIVSEMPHGGFGASGFGKDMSDYSLEEYLTIKHVMSDITGTAEKDWHRIIFAKR